aaggttCCAAAATCAAACcttgaacaaaaaattcaaccttattgaaaatttatttcaatataaaatattaaaatcatcattaaaaactaaaaccCTAAGATCTAATCAACGGATTAACCCAACAAATCtatgaaaaatcaataaaatgcTAAAAAGGAGCTAGGGATTAGAGAGAATATAAGAAAAGACTGGTGAATTTGGTTTGTAAAGTAGAGTTAACTTCATCAAAAGTGCGACGAAGAGTAGCGAACTCTTTGCGAGCCTCATCGGAGACCAAAAGCTTAGCCATCCCTTCCCAATCAATGTTCTTTGATGCTTTGAACGCGACATCGACGACTTTCTTCCCCGTCCGCTCATTTTTCTCGCACTTTCGCTTCCCAAACGCGAGACGGTGGAGATTTGGTTCAAGAAAGCTGCTGTTGATGTTGGGAGGAAAGGGTGGGGTGGAGTAGCGATTTTGGTGGGAGGGTAAAAGTAAACGATTAGCTAATCCTTACTTTTGAAACGGAATGACTAATCGTTGTTGAAGCAGAGAAAATGAGGAATACATCCGTCTTGTAATAGGCCTGTAATAGGCAATACATCAAACCAAACACGGGATTAAGTGGGGATTAGTGGGGCCCacggattaggggtgtattggctaatccaatacacccaaccaaacacgCTCTGATAGTGTTGGGGTGTGAGAGGAGGTGGATTATCATTGACCGTCAGCTGTAGGGGAAGAAGAAAGGCGCTTGGTTATTGTAGGGATGAAGGGGATGCGAATGAAACTTGGGTGCCCTTTGACAATGGTTTGTAAGGTATTGATCCCTTTATTCCTTTTGCTTAAAAGATCAAGTTGTCCCATACAATCAATCAGACCATTAACCTTAGTCTTGTCTCGATCTCATCCTTCAGCCCACTTAAGAAACTAGAAATGAAATACTCTTCTATCAAAGTAGAGTTGTATTGCAGCATGAAGGTTTGAAGTTCTTCAAACCTTTCTTGGTAGTCCTCAATTGTTCCCTTCTGTGCTTCTTTATTGCAAAGGCTTGAAGTTCTTCAAACCTTTCTTGGTAGTCCTCAATTGTTCCCTTCTGTGCTTCTTTATTGAATTCTTCCACCACATCTAGACGGGTTCTATCACAAAATCTCGAACAGAGATCATTAGTAAATTCTTCCCACGTGATTCTTTCTTTCTGCATGATGTACCCACTATACCAAGTTTCTACTTTACCCACTAAAAACCTGGAAGCTATTTCCACCTTTTGATTTTCTCCTACATGGAATAATGAAAAAGTACTTCCGACACTACTGCACCCATCCTGTTGGATTTTGGCCATCAAAGTTCTGAAGTTCTATTTTTGGTTTGGGGTTAAACAAACCCAAATTCCCTTGTGTCATTGTACGACTGTCCCTGTCCACGACTGGTGATTCTTCTAGCATCTCCTTACTGCTGGACCCAACTATATGTATTCCCATTTTGGGTAGGTGATGGTTAGGAGAAGGGTGTTCTTTTGAATGGGATGTGATGCTAGGACCCTAGGTTCTCCAAGCTGGTAGGTGAATTTCTCATGAATATCAATGACCATTATGTGCATGGGCTTTTTCCCATCAGCTTTCGATAAGGTCTTTTGAGGTATCTGGGTGTAGTTGCAGTATTAGGGGGTAGTGGCCTTTCTTCCTTGGATAGCATATCCAGGATTCTGGTAATGTATCCTTGGGTTTCTATGAACTTAGTTTCAGTACTTTTTTGTTATCATCCTGTAGGATATCGAGTTGCCCCTGGAGCTGTTGCATCCTGGCACCATCAAACCCAACCATGAGAATGGTTTTATTGTGTTTTCCCAGCTCGAATTAGTGAATCTTTggaagctctaataccaatttgtaattgaaatttaagagaaTTTAGGGATTGAGAATAGACGAAAGGGATTTAAGAAGGAAATAGTTGTGTAATTCATTCATGAGCAAAATTAGTTGTTACAGACCCTATATAGACCATTCTGTTATAACAACCGTACTATTATTTATCTAGCTGTTGCTGCTTGATTCAGTTGATTCTGTTCAAACTGTGCTAACGTTAAGTTTGGTGTTTGGGTTTTCCGGGCCTTTTACTTCACAAGTCCACTTGCCTACTTATCCTGACGTTCTAGCCCATTCTGAATAGTTGTGTTTGGCCCAACATCAGGCCCATCATCAGGCCCATCATCCTTTAGTCCATGGGCTTTTCCAAGTGGTCCTTTCAGATTCCTAATATCCCCAATTCCCCTTCAGTTGGAGTACCTACCCTTTTTTTTAACGAAGCGGACCACTCTCCATTGGGATTATAGGGCCTCCGATTTGAGTGCTTTCCTAGTGCTCTGAGCTGGTCTAACGGTCGGTTTAGATGGACGGGGTGTGGTACggtacatttaatttattttttgtctcgTATTACAGTATTATTACAATATCAAATTTCACAATTATTACTGTTTTTATACTAACTGTATATAAATGTACTCTTCATCTAAACTCTCCCTAATATGTTTGAAGCGGCTTAAAGGCTGTTGTGGTTGATGGTGTCAGTCGCCAGTTTCTAATGGGTTTGTTTTCTTCCTTGCCGGCTCTAGATGATATTGGTCTGTGACCAATTCTTTCAAGATTGCCCGGTGGTTTCTTCTACCGGAGAAtagttttctaataaaaaaaaatctactgatattttaacttaaaaagaaattcaTGTACAAAGACAAAATTCTGAAGTCATCAAGTATGTTACATGGACGTAAAGAAACAAGGCTATAACAATCTCAAAAAGAACTCATTGTCATCAAATAACTCTTCTTCACTTTGATCATCTCCCTTACAGCTTCACTAAAAGGCTTTTCATCTCCCACCAATGGATCATCACTGTTGTTTTCAATCATCCCATCGACCACAGGTCTGATAAGAACAAGTGTTGCCCCTTTCATCACATACCCTGAATCCGGTAAATCAAGCATAGGCAAGTACCACAGTTTCATGTTCACTTCTGGAATTGGACTTCTCtccattgatgatgatgatgcttcTTGTTTTGTGTCAATGGAGTTCCTCATCTCAACAAGCTCTTCTTTTCCCATACTAAACATCCCTTGCTTGTTTGCATCAGAAATCACCACTCTTTCAAGCATTGGAATGTTTGGATTGTCAGCTAAGATTTGCTTCAACAAATATTGCCTCGTTGATGCAGCAATCAAGCAAGAAATGGTCCATATTACTCTTAATTTCAGCTCGTCATCGTTTAACACGGTTTCCTCCATGAATACCCGCTCTTCCTTCCGTTGTGAGAAAATAGCCGATGATGAAAACGTATTGCATTTTTGAAAAGATGTAGCCCCAACGATAATGCAAGTCCTCAAGTTGCTTCCAAAATCTGCTTTCCATTGAAGGAAAGTAGCTCCATTACTTGATCCCAACTCACCAGCTCCATGTAATGGAAGCTCTAAATGCAACGATTTCATTTCCTTGAAAATTCTCAAAACCCCATTTGAGTGACAACAAGAGATATCAAATGACATTGTCGTTGACTTGGGGGAAGCCATAAGGCGATGGAAACATCTGACTGGTTTGAGGAACAAGTTGTGAAAAACCTGTCTCAAAGTATTGTTTATGTATGAAGCAGCAGTATTGCTTGGCTTTGGGAGAGGTGGGATTGAGATGAAAATGGTGTCGGTGAAAGGAACAAGGGAACGGAAACGCTTTGAGACTGAAAGACAATTGGTAAGAGATTTGAGATCATGCAATTTGTTGAAgatgagaagaagaagagcatcTGGAAGACAATCAAAGTAAGctaaatcatcatcttcttcctgGGTTTTGTAACACATTTAGGTGTTGCGGGAACGAAATGAAGCTCTGGGTATCCTGTAAAGAAGAGCATGGGAGGATGTTTTATAggattttggtgatttttcttCTAAAGAATTCAAAGTGTACGCGTTTTGACCATGGATTTGCACACGCTTGAAAAGctaaggttttattttattgattttgtcATTTGTTTAAGCTTTAAGCAACATTGATTGTGTTTAATGGCCTAAAGGGTCAGTGTGGGGGAGCTGTTCAAAGTTGACAATCATAAGAGCCCCAGTGATGGCGTGGAAACCTTATCTATCcctcattttgttttcttatcaTTACATGCCCAACATTAACTTTTCTCTatgaacaaattttataataagttatatttttcgagtgttttaaattatatatcttttaatttggactaaaatgacaaaatgtataaatattgagggttaaatttattgaattttttagaacTAGGACTAacttgatagaatgtgtaaagtgttaagggctaaatttagcattatatcaatcaaaagaCTGCCACATCAACATTCTGTTCGGTgactaaaaataacaattaatctaATGGAAgtgactaaattaacaaaaaaaaaattcggagACTGAAATAGGAACGCATTAAAACTTAGGTGACTGTTTgagtagtttaccctttaaattttttagaattattattaagaactttttaaaagtatcaaattgatattttagttataatttagggactaaattcacTATTAACCCTTTAAATTAGCATGTCACGTCATCCTCTTAACGGAAGGTAACGGAtgaatgaccaaaatgtaaCACTTCGATAACTTTAGTGACAACtatgtaacttttaaaagttgagcggctaaaatgtaattttaataaaaaaatagagacaATAGATGTAGTTTCCcctaaataaaacaataactttatttacacataattaattatgaataaatatcaaaactctAAACTCAGTACCTTAGACACTAAACTCTTAAACTCAAGACCCTAAATAGGAGAGTCGTTAATAgttatgtttaatgtttaattatgtttaaataaatttattaacattattcACACATTGTtcgtatttttattaaatttaatgatgatatataattttattattaattaatcagGTGTGACACctataaatcaaatatttttccataataataataaaaattgatgaaagTTGAAACgtgtttttatcaaaataataaaaatgcg
The window above is part of the Gossypium raimondii isolate GPD5lz chromosome 9, ASM2569854v1, whole genome shotgun sequence genome. Proteins encoded here:
- the LOC105799360 gene encoding F-box protein At1g30200 produces the protein MCYKTQEEDDDLAYFDCLPDALLLLIFNKLHDLKSLTNCLSVSKRFRSLVPFTDTIFISIPPLPKPSNTAASYINNTLRQVFHNLFLKPVRCFHRLMASPKSTTMSFDISCCHSNGVLRIFKEMKSLHLELPLHGAGELGSSNGATFLQWKADFGSNLRTCIIVGATSFQKCNTFSSSAIFSQRKEERVFMEETVLNDDELKLRVIWTISCLIAASTRQYLLKQILADNPNIPMLERVVISDANKQGMFSMGKEELVEMRNSIDTKQEASSSSMERSPIPEVNMKLWYLPMLDLPDSGYVMKGATLVLIRPVVDGMIENNSDDPLVGDEKPFSEAVREMIKVKKSYLMTMSSF